A single Verrucomicrobiota bacterium DNA region contains:
- a CDS encoding polysaccharide deacetylase family protein encodes MSHVVCDTIADMKARVVCYLVTLLALGMGSSRTPALEPIPDKLVVLTFDDSVASQYSVVRPILKRYGFGATFFITEGFSFPTNKRDYMTWEQIRELHQDGFEIGNHTRDHLGVSDRTLGQLREQIEAINARCAEHGIPRPVSFAYPGNAITPGALPILKELGFRFARRGGAPEHPYAWGRGFAYEPGLDHPLLIPSAGDARPDWTLDDFKRGVDQARAGRIAVMQFHGVPDNEHPWVNSRPERFEEYMRYLKTNDFKVIALRDLARYVDPDRAPADPLAIVEKRKAGRKEVVVEGEVVDAAGGKLLPARVYIRGGDGTWYFPKSASSAGTAIRYERRNGANPNAVEMHTTLSAHPFQIELLPGRYTFTFEHGKEYFPETREVVVERGLPKLTFRLRRWVNMAEEGWFSGDTHNHRDPAELPNTMLAEDVNVALPMVDWTTSSTIAPSASGRGFQGNFGDAPVPIDATHVWNPRNTEYEIFQTGRSNHMLGALLILNHRTRFDEPVLPVGRIAEKARAEGALLDLEKHNWPWSIALVPLLKVDLFELANNHHWETEYAVRNWAVPAPAWMGLSNSGTGTERDWTLYGFQTYYALLNCGFRLRPSAGTANGVHPVPLGFSRVYVHLDEPFTYDAWMRGLAAGRSFVTTGPMVFAKVDDQWPGATFQATNQAKDYRLDCTVRSKQPLETVELIVNGLVTQRFEPQNKKTEVGSFATEITTSFSPKTTSWLAWRCFETRLAGRFRFAHTAPWYFEVTGQPLQPRRVETDWLVARVKEEIARSRGIAPEGLIEDYQRALKMYEKIAAMAR; translated from the coding sequence GTGTCCCATGTCGTTTGCGATACCATCGCCGACATGAAAGCCCGTGTGGTTTGCTATCTCGTCACGCTGCTGGCTCTGGGCATGGGATCATCACGAACTCCGGCGCTTGAGCCGATCCCGGATAAACTGGTTGTGCTGACCTTCGATGACTCCGTGGCGTCGCAATACTCGGTGGTGCGGCCCATCTTGAAGCGTTACGGATTCGGCGCCACGTTCTTCATCACCGAGGGTTTTTCCTTTCCCACCAACAAACGCGATTACATGACGTGGGAACAGATCAGGGAACTGCATCAGGACGGATTCGAGATCGGCAATCATACGCGCGATCACCTCGGTGTTTCGGACCGGACGCTTGGGCAATTGCGTGAACAGATCGAAGCCATCAACGCGCGCTGCGCCGAGCATGGCATTCCGCGGCCCGTCAGTTTCGCTTATCCGGGAAACGCCATCACACCGGGTGCGCTGCCAATTCTCAAGGAACTCGGCTTCCGTTTTGCCCGGCGCGGCGGCGCGCCGGAGCATCCGTATGCATGGGGACGCGGCTTCGCCTACGAACCGGGCTTGGACCATCCGTTGTTGATTCCATCGGCGGGCGATGCGCGGCCCGACTGGACGCTCGATGATTTCAAGCGAGGGGTGGACCAGGCGCGCGCTGGCCGGATCGCGGTCATGCAATTCCATGGCGTGCCGGATAATGAGCATCCGTGGGTAAACTCGCGGCCAGAGCGTTTCGAGGAATACATGCGCTACTTGAAGACCAACGACTTCAAAGTCATCGCGCTTCGCGACCTGGCCCGCTACGTCGATCCGGATCGGGCACCGGCTGACCCGTTGGCGATTGTCGAAAAGCGAAAGGCTGGGCGCAAGGAGGTGGTCGTCGAGGGAGAGGTTGTGGACGCAGCGGGCGGGAAACTGCTCCCGGCGAGAGTTTACATTCGTGGCGGCGACGGCACCTGGTATTTTCCGAAGTCCGCTTCCTCAGCCGGCACCGCGATTCGTTACGAGCGACGCAATGGCGCCAACCCAAATGCAGTGGAGATGCACACCACACTTTCGGCGCATCCGTTTCAAATCGAACTGCTGCCCGGCCGTTACACCTTTACCTTTGAGCATGGGAAGGAATATTTTCCCGAAACTCGCGAGGTGGTCGTTGAGCGTGGATTGCCGAAGCTCACGTTTCGACTGCGCCGGTGGGTGAACATGGCTGAGGAGGGTTGGTTTTCCGGCGACACGCACAATCACCGCGATCCGGCTGAGTTACCCAACACGATGCTGGCCGAGGATGTGAATGTCGCCCTGCCGATGGTGGACTGGACGACGAGTTCAACCATAGCGCCGAGCGCGAGCGGACGCGGCTTTCAGGGAAACTTTGGCGATGCACCAGTGCCGATCGACGCTACCCATGTTTGGAATCCACGAAATACCGAGTATGAGATTTTTCAAACCGGGAGAAGCAACCACATGCTGGGCGCACTGCTGATCTTGAATCATCGGACGCGTTTTGATGAACCGGTGTTGCCGGTGGGGCGCATTGCCGAGAAAGCGCGGGCCGAAGGCGCGTTGCTCGACCTCGAGAAGCACAATTGGCCGTGGTCCATCGCCCTCGTGCCATTGCTCAAAGTTGATCTGTTCGAACTCGCCAACAATCATCACTGGGAAACGGAGTACGCGGTGAGGAATTGGGCCGTGCCGGCGCCAGCGTGGATGGGGTTGTCCAATTCAGGCACGGGCACGGAACGCGATTGGACGCTCTACGGTTTTCAGACCTACTACGCGCTGTTGAACTGTGGGTTTCGATTGCGCCCCTCTGCCGGCACGGCCAACGGCGTCCATCCGGTGCCCCTCGGTTTCAGCCGGGTGTACGTTCATCTTGACGAGCCGTTCACTTACGATGCCTGGATGCGCGGACTCGCAGCGGGCCGCAGTTTCGTGACCACCGGCCCGATGGTGTTTGCGAAAGTCGATGACCAGTGGCCGGGAGCCACATTTCAGGCGACCAACCAGGCGAAGGATTACCGACTCGACTGCACCGTGCGGAGCAAGCAACCACTGGAAACCGTTGAACTGATCGTGAACGGCCTCGTGACCCAGCGCTTCGAACCGCAGAACAAGAAAACCGAAGTTGGCTCGTTCGCGACAGAGATAACGACCAGCTTCAGTCCCAAGACAACGTCTTGGCTGGCGTGGCGCTGCTTTGAAACGAGGCTCGCCGGCCGTTTCCGTTTTGCTCATACAGCGCCGTGGTATTTCGAAGTTACAGGCCAACCGCTTCAGCCGCGCCGGGTGGAAACGGACTGGCTGGTGGCGCGCGTGAAGGAAGAGATCGCTCGAAGCCGGGGTATCGCGCCGGAAGGATTGATCGAGGATTACCAACGCGCGCTCAAGATGTATGAGAAAATTGCAGCGATGGCGCGATAG